CGCGAGAGCAGGGTCTGCAGCACGGACACCGCGACGCCGCCGGCCATGTGGTCGTAGCAGGTGCGGGCCTGCCGCAACGATGTCGGGGCGCTCGATCGGAAGGCGGGCCGCGGCGTACCGGCCACCACCAGCAGGGCTTCGAGGGCTGCGGCGACCTCCGGCGAGCCCAGCCGGTAGTAGCGATGCTTGCCCTGGGGCAGGCACTCCACCAACTGCTGGCGAGCCAATCGGCCAAGGTGGGCGCTGGCCGTCGATGCGGCCACCCCGGCCAGCGCGGCCAGCTCGGTCGCGGTGCGGGCGCGGCCGTCCAGCAGGCTGCACAACATCGCTGCGCGGGCCGGTTCCGCAATGGCCGCCGCAATGCCAGGCAGGCCGCAGTCTGCATCCATGTTTCGTTGTCGGTGGAAGCGTGGGAGTTCCGAGCCTAGCAGACTGCCAGTCACTTCACAGCAGCGACGATCCCTCACGACATGAAGCACGATCCCCACGACCCGGTGCAGGCCGCCACCGCCGTCGATCCCTATCCGTACTACGCGCGCCTGCGCACAGAGCGGCCCTGGTACTTTGACGAGCGCCTGTCGAGCTGGGTGGCCGCCAGTGCCGACCTGGTCGAGCGGGCCTTGCAGCATCCCGACCTGCTGGTCCGGCCGCCTGGGCAGCCGGTGCCGCCGGCGCTGCAAGGCACCGCCGCGGGTGCGGTGTTCGGCCGGCTGGCGCGCATGAACGAGGGCGTGCCGCATGCCGCGGCACGTCGGGCGCTGAGGACGGTACTGGCGGCATGGCAACCGGCCGAAGCCCGGCGTTTGGCGGCCGAGCAGGCGAGCGCTGTGTGGGCGGCGCGATCGGCCGACGACGCGCAAGCCTTGTACCGGGTGCCGCTGCTGGTGATGGCGCAGCTGCTCGGTGTGCCGGACGGCGACTGCCCGCGGGTGGCCCGCCAGGTCGAGGCGTTTGTCGCCTGCCTGTCTCCCCTGAGCGGTACTGCACAGCTGGAGGCGGCGCAGGCCGCCGCGGCCGAATTGTCCGGCTGTTTCGACCGCGGCCTGGGTGACTGGGCGCCGCCGCAGGATCCGGGGCTGGCGCGCGAGGTGTTCGCCGCCAATCTGGTCGGCCTGCTGAGCCAGACCTGCGATGCCACGGCCGGGCTCATCGGCAATACCGCGTT
This genomic stretch from Eleftheria terrae harbors:
- a CDS encoding ArsR/SmtB family transcription factor, which produces MDADCGLPGIAAAIAEPARAAMLCSLLDGRARTATELAALAGVAASTASAHLGRLARQQLVECLPQGKHRYYRLGSPEVAAALEALLVVAGTPRPAFRSSAPTSLRQARTCYDHMAGGVAVSVLQTLLSRGWLLQEGRDYDVAEPGLQALAGWGIDVAATRGQRRRFACACVDWSERQPHLSGALGAALLDAVIGRRWVVREFDSRALTVTPQGWREWLAPLDLRPQAPA
- a CDS encoding cytochrome P450, with amino-acid sequence MKHDPHDPVQAATAVDPYPYYARLRTERPWYFDERLSSWVAASADLVERALQHPDLLVRPPGQPVPPALQGTAAGAVFGRLARMNEGVPHAAARRALRTVLAAWQPAEARRLAAEQASAVWAARSADDAQALYRVPLLVMAQLLGVPDGDCPRVARQVEAFVACLSPLSGTAQLEAAQAAAAELSGCFDRGLGDWAPPQDPGLAREVFAANLVGLLSQTCDATAGLIGNTALALGRDATLCAEVQAGRQPLDGVVAEVARHDPSIQNTRRYAGRAVRLGAGVEMAAGEAVLVLLAAANRDPALHAQPERFDARRRQVGHDGFGSGRHRCPGSDLAAAMTCGAMAVLVQQPDRLCSAAAGFGKRPVYRPSVNARIPLLTL